A window of Rhabdothermincola salaria contains these coding sequences:
- a CDS encoding VOC family protein: MLRATGLDHVVLNVADARRSLAWWRDLLGAEAVRLEEWEAGDAPFLSVRLDATTIIDLFETERTGVNADHLCVVVEGGDLAEVAASGTFDVLGAPATLFGAQGWGTGLYVRDPDGNTVELRTYP, encoded by the coding sequence GTGCTGCGTGCCACCGGACTCGATCATGTCGTGCTCAACGTCGCCGACGCCCGCCGGTCGCTCGCCTGGTGGCGAGATCTGCTGGGGGCCGAGGCGGTCCGTCTCGAGGAGTGGGAGGCGGGCGACGCGCCGTTCCTCTCCGTGCGCCTCGACGCCACGACGATCATCGACCTGTTCGAGACGGAACGAACGGGCGTGAACGCCGATCACCTCTGCGTGGTGGTCGAGGGGGGCGACCTCGCCGAGGTGGCGGCCTCGGGCACCTTCGACGTGCTCGGGGCGCCGGCCACCCTGTTCGGCGCGCAGGGTTGGGGCACGGGGCTGTACGTGCGCGACCCCGACGGCAACACCGTGGAGCTGCGCACCTACCCCTGA
- a CDS encoding transcriptional regulator, with protein MTDTVTGEMTETYSRKVGDRLRAIRRQKRLSLQDVEAASDLEFKASVLGAYERGERAISVPRLQRLARFYNVPVDQLLPNDDGPAFAEDGPAMGIIDERSFTIDLRRLEDLTGPEADMLNRYLSMIQVQRQDFNGRVLTIRKDDLRAIACILGVGPSSATERLGDLGLGHGVS; from the coding sequence ATGACCGACACCGTGACCGGTGAGATGACCGAGACGTACAGCCGCAAGGTCGGCGACCGTCTACGGGCCATCCGACGCCAGAAGCGGCTGAGCCTCCAGGACGTGGAGGCGGCGTCGGACCTCGAGTTCAAGGCGTCGGTGCTGGGCGCGTACGAGCGCGGGGAGCGGGCCATCTCGGTCCCGCGCCTGCAGCGGCTGGCCCGCTTCTACAACGTCCCGGTCGATCAGCTGCTGCCCAACGACGACGGCCCCGCCTTCGCCGAGGACGGGCCCGCGATGGGCATCATCGACGAGCGCTCCTTCACCATCGACCTGCGCCGCCTCGAGGACCTCACCGGCCCCGAGGCCGACATGTTGAACCGCTACCTGAGCATGATCCAGGTGCAACGCCAGGACTTCAACGGTCGGGTGCTCACCATCCGCAAGGACGACCTGCGAGCCATCGCCTGCATCCTCGGCGTGGGCCCGAGTTCGGCCACCGAGCGTCTCGGCGACCTGGGACTCGGCCACGGCGTCTCCTGA
- the dnaJ gene encoding molecular chaperone DnaJ has protein sequence MADYYELLGVSRDATADDIKRSYRRLAREHHPDANPGDVEAEARFKQVAVAYETLSDPERRRQYDMFGEAGPGAQSPFGGGGLGDIFDMFFNQGGFGGGGQTAPSGPPRGSDLEAVVDLEFADAVFGAQAPVSVRTAMPCDDCEATGAAPGSQAQTCVECAGVGQVRRVRQSILGQMVTAGPCPRCNGFGTVVPTPCPTCRGEGRSIEEHTFNVDVPAGVDTGATLRLPGRGAVGPRGGAAGDLYVHVRVAPDDRFVRHGDDLHHDLHVAATQAALGAEIPLTTLDGDEVVAVAPGTQTGKVHRLRGQGVPHLQSRGRGDLLVQIVVDTPTELSEEEAELLRQLAELRGEEVASPESGLFSRLKSAFK, from the coding sequence ATGGCTGACTACTACGAGCTCCTCGGGGTCTCCCGCGACGCCACCGCCGACGACATCAAGCGGTCCTATCGTCGACTCGCCCGCGAGCACCATCCCGATGCCAACCCCGGCGACGTCGAGGCCGAGGCCCGCTTCAAGCAGGTGGCCGTGGCCTACGAGACCCTCTCCGACCCCGAGCGCCGCCGCCAGTACGACATGTTCGGCGAGGCCGGACCCGGGGCGCAGTCGCCCTTCGGCGGCGGCGGGCTGGGCGACATCTTCGACATGTTCTTCAACCAGGGCGGGTTCGGTGGTGGTGGCCAGACGGCCCCGAGCGGCCCGCCGCGGGGCAGCGACCTCGAAGCCGTGGTCGACCTCGAGTTCGCCGACGCCGTGTTCGGTGCCCAGGCACCCGTGTCGGTGCGTACGGCCATGCCCTGCGACGACTGCGAGGCCACGGGGGCCGCGCCCGGCTCGCAGGCCCAGACCTGCGTCGAGTGCGCGGGCGTCGGCCAGGTGCGCCGGGTGCGCCAGTCGATCCTCGGGCAGATGGTCACGGCCGGCCCGTGTCCCCGGTGCAACGGGTTCGGCACGGTCGTGCCCACGCCGTGCCCCACCTGTCGGGGCGAAGGCCGCAGCATCGAGGAGCACACCTTCAACGTCGACGTCCCGGCGGGGGTCGACACCGGCGCCACGCTGCGCCTGCCCGGTCGGGGCGCCGTGGGTCCCCGCGGCGGGGCCGCCGGCGACCTCTACGTGCACGTGCGGGTCGCACCCGACGACCGCTTCGTGCGCCACGGCGACGACCTCCACCACGACCTGCACGTCGCCGCCACCCAGGCCGCGCTGGGCGCCGAGATCCCCCTCACCACGCTCGACGGCGACGAGGTCGTGGCGGTGGCCCCCGGGACCCAGACCGGCAAGGTGCACCGGCTGCGAGGCCAGGGCGTGCCCCACCTCCAGAGCCGCGGGCGAGGCGACCTGCTGGTCCAGATCGTGGTCGACACGCCCACCGAGCTCTCCGAGGAGGAGGCCGAGCTGCTGCGCCAGTTGGCCGAGCTCCGAGGCGAGGAGGTCGCCTCGCCGGAGTCAGGGCTGTTCTCGCGGCTCAAGTCGGCCTTCAAGTAG
- a CDS encoding RsmE family RNA methyltransferase has product MAAGVPGGTAPHVGVDDVEVPILAGDDRHHLERALRLRAGDRVSVTDGAGRWRWCRFGPELVPDGPVEADPPPSPPITVAFALVKGERPELVVQKLTEVGVDRIVPFFAERSVVRWDEAKAARHHERLVRIAREAAMQCRRTWWPEVVETTRFEVVAALPGAVAAERHGAAPSLEHPVVLIGPEGGWSDEERGRLPGLVGLGPTVLRAETAAIAAGVVLSALRSAVVRPVSPPDA; this is encoded by the coding sequence TTGGCGGCGGGCGTCCCCGGGGGCACTGCGCCCCACGTTGGCGTCGACGACGTCGAGGTCCCGATCCTCGCTGGCGACGACCGGCACCACCTCGAGCGGGCCCTTCGGCTCCGCGCCGGCGATCGTGTCAGCGTCACCGACGGCGCCGGTCGGTGGCGGTGGTGCCGCTTCGGTCCCGAGCTGGTGCCCGACGGTCCCGTCGAGGCGGACCCGCCGCCGTCGCCGCCGATCACGGTGGCCTTCGCCCTGGTGAAGGGGGAGCGGCCCGAGCTGGTGGTGCAGAAGCTCACCGAGGTGGGCGTCGACCGCATCGTGCCGTTCTTCGCCGAACGGTCGGTGGTGCGCTGGGACGAGGCCAAGGCGGCCCGGCACCACGAGCGCCTCGTGCGCATCGCCCGGGAGGCGGCCATGCAGTGTCGCCGGACCTGGTGGCCCGAGGTGGTGGAGACGACCCGCTTCGAGGTCGTCGCCGCGCTTCCCGGGGCGGTCGCCGCCGAACGCCACGGCGCCGCCCCGTCACTCGAGCACCCCGTCGTGCTCATCGGTCCGGAAGGGGGCTGGTCCGACGAGGAACGCGGACGGCTGCCCGGTCTGGTCGGTCTCGGGCCCACGGTGCTGCGGGCCGAGACGGCGGCCATCGCCGCCGGGGTCGTCCTCTCGGCGCTGCGCTCGGCGGTCGTTCGACCGGTCTCGCCGCCGGACGCCTGA
- a CDS encoding J domain-containing protein, with product MSTHYEVLGVAATASPEAIRGAYVAIAKANHPDRRASDDPARRAAADATMKRANQAWFVLRDPGRRSEYDRTLSRPATAPSSSTASARPSGGVGGERIASGVVVPAAHAGFFRWVPVVVAVVVLGGILVFSAYATSQDTTTPTGPTTTAPTFPVGSCVLVAALDTGPQPVKVACGTGNSARVDSIVATPRPCPPDSVGLPLDDNRTTLCLKSTR from the coding sequence GTGAGCACGCACTACGAGGTGCTGGGCGTGGCGGCCACCGCCAGTCCCGAGGCCATTCGAGGCGCCTATGTGGCCATTGCCAAGGCCAACCACCCCGACCGGCGTGCGTCGGATGATCCGGCCCGCCGGGCCGCGGCCGACGCCACCATGAAGCGGGCCAACCAGGCGTGGTTCGTCCTGCGCGATCCCGGTCGCCGCTCCGAGTACGACCGCACGCTGTCCCGGCCGGCGACGGCCCCGTCGTCATCGACCGCGTCGGCGCGGCCATCGGGCGGGGTGGGGGGCGAGCGCATCGCGTCGGGGGTCGTCGTGCCCGCGGCCCATGCCGGCTTCTTCCGGTGGGTGCCCGTCGTCGTCGCCGTCGTGGTGCTGGGCGGGATCCTCGTCTTCAGCGCCTACGCCACGTCCCAGGACACCACCACCCCGACCGGTCCGACGACCACCGCGCCGACGTTCCCCGTGGGGTCGTGCGTCCTCGTGGCCGCGCTCGACACCGGCCCGCAGCCGGTGAAGGTGGCGTGCGGCACCGGCAACTCGGCTCGGGTGGACTCCATCGTGGCGACACCCCGGCCGTGCCCGCCCGACAGCGTGGGCCTCCCCCTCGACGACAACCGCACCACCCTGTGCCTGAAGAGCACCCGCTGA
- the hemW gene encoding radical SAM family heme chaperone HemW, giving the protein MTSAPLGAPAPAFGVYVHIPFCARRCDYCAFATWTDRHHLTDAYLGAVRADIDGHRRSGAMGPATSVFVGGGTPSLVPAADLVAVLAGIPLAPGAEVTVECNPDTVDEHSLATYRAGGVTRLSFGVQSMVPEVLVALGRSHDPDNVRRAVDAARAVGFETFNLDLIYGGAGETLAQWRTTLEAVVALDPPHVSAYALTVEAGTPLAADPARHPDDDDQADKYLMADEVLGASGLENYEISNWARAGHRCRHNELYWAQGDYLGVGCAAHSHRGGRRWWNLRTPERYIEAVQAGESTEAAHEDLDDDRRRIEGLQLSLRTGAGVPEAALAADDLAVLDGLVEHRAGRIRLTVEGRLLANEVAVRLR; this is encoded by the coding sequence GTGACGTCGGCCCCCCTCGGGGCGCCCGCCCCGGCCTTCGGCGTCTACGTCCACATCCCGTTCTGCGCTCGTCGCTGCGACTACTGCGCGTTCGCCACCTGGACCGACCGCCACCACCTGACTGACGCCTACCTCGGCGCCGTGCGCGCCGACATCGACGGTCACCGTCGCTCGGGGGCCATGGGCCCCGCCACCTCCGTGTTCGTCGGCGGTGGCACCCCGTCGCTGGTGCCGGCGGCCGACCTCGTCGCCGTGCTGGCCGGCATCCCGCTGGCCCCGGGCGCCGAGGTCACCGTCGAGTGCAACCCCGACACCGTCGACGAGCACTCGCTGGCGACCTATCGGGCCGGCGGGGTGACCCGGCTCTCGTTCGGCGTGCAGTCGATGGTGCCCGAGGTGCTCGTCGCCCTCGGACGTTCCCACGACCCCGACAACGTCAGGCGCGCCGTGGACGCGGCGCGAGCCGTCGGGTTCGAGACGTTCAACCTCGATCTCATCTACGGCGGTGCGGGCGAGACGCTGGCGCAGTGGCGCACCACCCTGGAGGCGGTGGTGGCCCTCGACCCGCCTCATGTGAGCGCCTACGCCTTGACCGTCGAGGCCGGTACCCCGTTGGCCGCCGACCCGGCCCGTCACCCCGACGACGACGATCAGGCCGACAAGTACCTCATGGCCGACGAGGTCCTGGGCGCCTCCGGGTTGGAGAACTACGAGATCTCCAACTGGGCCCGTGCGGGGCACCGTTGCCGCCACAACGAGCTCTACTGGGCGCAGGGCGACTACCTGGGCGTTGGTTGTGCCGCCCACTCGCATCGGGGCGGGCGCCGGTGGTGGAACCTGCGCACCCCGGAGCGCTACATCGAGGCGGTGCAGGCCGGCGAGTCCACCGAGGCGGCCCACGAGGACCTCGACGACGACCGCCGGCGCATCGAGGGGCTGCAGCTGTCGTTGCGCACCGGGGCCGGCGTGCCCGAAGCGGCGCTGGCCGCCGACGACCTGGCGGTGCTCGACGGGCTGGTCGAGCACCGCGCCGGTCGGATCCGGCTGACCGTCGAGGGTCGTCTCCTGGCCAACGAGGTGGCCGTCCGCCTGCGCTGA